Below is a window of Pochonia chlamydosporia 170 chromosome 7, whole genome shotgun sequence DNA.
GCCATGCCATATCCAGCTTGGAATCCAGTGCCACCAGCACCATAGTTGTGAACAAGAACTCGCTTGGACCCCCCGACAGATATACTATCTCTTTCAACTCGTGCTCCACCTTCGCGGGATGGTCTGGCGCCTGCAAAGACTGCCAGAATCTCACAAGGACCGTCTCGCAGCTCTTGTGGGCGAAGTTCCTTTGTACGACTCACTATCGAGTCCGTTTCGTGGCCATACGTCGAGGGGTCACTACCAAGAAAGATACGATTAACACACTCGGACTGTTTTACGTGAAAGTCGGATACGAACCTGTTGCCCTTTTGCATGAATCCACCCAGGATCACATTTCCATTTGACTGCGGTCTCGGAATAATGTAGGTTTCATAATCTCGGCCATGGCGCATCACATTCTTGCGCATCATTGGTGCTCGTGCTAGAACAACTTGGCCGCGGGTAGGGAAGCACTTGCTATCCTCTACTCCTGGCAGAGTCTTGGCCGCATTGCCAGTGCAGTTAAAGACGAGTCGGGTCCGTGGACTGGCATAAGCCGCTTGGATGCTGGGCAGCTTTTGTCGAACGAaacgtactccgtagtggTCTTTGAGCAAAGAATAGAGATATATGAGATGTTTAGGGGCGTTGACGGTTACAGAAGTACACGTCATGCCGAATTCGACGCCCTGGGGTAGGTCTTGCTTCGGGGTGACTTTGAACTGAACAGTGTTAGCTTTCTCTGACCAGTTTTCTTGGCACAGGGCGGATAAAAGGCGTACATCCTCGAGATACTGCGAAATAGACTTGATCTTGTCATGAGGAGTGTTGGCATCCCAGTACTCCACGGATTGCGTTTTTGATACGAATGACTCGGCTTCATTGTGCGTGGCCAAGTTCATTAGATGGGCGTAACCCAATTGATCCCATCGAAGAGCTTTTTGGTCGCTCCCAGATATACATGAAAGGTTGCATCCAGCCCTAGACATTCACAAGTTAGTCCAGGCTCATTATGAGTGTCCTTACTCCCCCGATTAGAGACACATACCATGGAGAAGTGTATGAAGGCGAAGTATCACCTGGGAGATGTTCGGCGACTATTGTAATCTGCCTGCCCAATCCACGCTTGGAAAGGACAAGGGCGACGTCAAGGCCAATAATACCCGCGCTGGGGCCTAATGTCAATATCTTATGGAGCACCGTGTATCATGAAGAACAGACTTGAGCTCACCCCACAATCACGATTGTATCTGCCGAagaggaagccattgccgcaGGGCTTTCTG
It encodes the following:
- a CDS encoding FAD dependent oxidoreductase (similar to Metarhizium robertsii ARSEF 23 XP_007826205.1), giving the protein MASSSADTIVIVGAGIIGLDVALVLSKRGLGRQITIVAEHLPGDTSPSYTSPWAGCNLSCISGSDQKALRWDQLGYAHLMNLATHNEAESFVSKTQSVEYWDANTPHDKIKSISQYLEDFKVTPKQDLPQGVEFGMTCTSVTVNAPKHLIYLYSLLKDHYGVRFVRQKLPSIQAAYASPRTRLVFNCTGNAAKTLPGVEDSKCFPTRGQVVLARAPMMRKNVMRHGRDYETYIIPRPQSNGNVILGGFMQKGNRFVSDFHVKQSECVNRIFLGSDPSTYGHETDSIVSRTKELRPQELRDGPCEILAVFAGARPSREGGARVERDSISVGGSKRVLVHNYGAGGTGFQAGYGMALDAVACVDDILKELERSAQAKL